A window of the Pseudoalteromonas sp. A25 genome harbors these coding sequences:
- a CDS encoding sodium-dependent transporter, translating into MAQLRDGFQSRLGFVLAAAGAAVGLGNIWGFPTQAANHGGGAFLLVYFIVIFLLALPALYTELYLGHQAQSNPVNALRQAWKERSPRVGAGAGYLGLAGAVIMLSFYSIVAGWMLSFSIEPLARFFGFDQASVFLQSDSTLRNFIFTPLMLLLTASIILKGVKSGIETWSRRLMPMLLVLLIALIGYIATLDGAAEGFSAYLVPDFSKVTDSDLIIAAMGQAFFSLSLGVGCMMIYGSYLKPNENLPKLTFSVAALDTGVAFLAGLLIIPAVFVAQHNGVEVFQDGKLIGEGRLIFAVLPQLFESMGPIGLWVGLTFFVLMSIASVTSTISSTEIPVSFLVENHDMERKGATWLVTAVIFVVSSAIIVNFEWLFGLVITLLTQYQLPLMGLFYFVTVGWIWKRGNQLSLECKGAHYWFAQYVRFVCPVLMTLVFVNVALNSH; encoded by the coding sequence ATGGCTCAATTGCGAGATGGTTTTCAAAGCCGACTAGGCTTCGTTCTTGCTGCAGCAGGCGCTGCGGTTGGTCTTGGTAATATTTGGGGGTTTCCTACACAAGCAGCGAACCACGGTGGTGGGGCATTTTTGCTTGTTTACTTTATTGTTATATTTTTGTTAGCACTGCCAGCGCTTTATACAGAGTTATATTTGGGGCATCAAGCTCAGTCTAACCCTGTCAATGCGTTACGCCAAGCATGGAAAGAGCGCTCGCCCAGAGTAGGCGCGGGCGCAGGTTATTTAGGATTGGCTGGAGCAGTCATTATGCTTAGCTTTTACTCTATTGTTGCAGGTTGGATGTTGTCATTTTCAATAGAGCCTTTGGCACGCTTTTTTGGCTTTGATCAAGCGAGTGTATTTTTACAAAGCGACTCTACACTTAGAAACTTCATTTTTACTCCGCTCATGTTGCTATTAACTGCAAGCATTATATTAAAAGGTGTAAAGTCGGGGATTGAAACGTGGTCAAGACGCCTGATGCCAATGTTGTTGGTGTTGTTGATTGCGCTTATCGGATACATTGCGACGTTGGATGGTGCAGCGGAGGGCTTTAGTGCTTATTTAGTACCAGATTTTTCTAAAGTTACCGACTCAGACTTAATCATTGCCGCAATGGGACAAGCGTTTTTTTCATTGTCCTTAGGTGTTGGCTGTATGATGATCTATGGCTCTTATCTTAAACCCAATGAAAACCTACCTAAATTAACGTTTAGTGTTGCCGCCCTTGATACCGGTGTTGCGTTTTTGGCCGGCTTGTTAATCATTCCAGCGGTATTCGTTGCCCAACATAATGGTGTAGAAGTTTTCCAAGATGGCAAGCTTATTGGTGAAGGGCGGTTAATTTTTGCAGTTTTGCCACAGTTGTTTGAAAGTATGGGGCCAATCGGCTTATGGGTTGGCTTGACGTTTTTTGTATTAATGTCAATTGCTTCAGTTACCTCTACAATTTCATCAACTGAGATCCCGGTATCTTTTTTAGTCGAAAACCATGATATGGAGCGAAAGGGAGCTACGTGGTTGGTTACTGCGGTGATATTCGTTGTGTCCAGTGCGATTATCGTAAACTTTGAATGGTTGTTTGGGCTTGTTATCACACTTTTAACGCAATATCAGCTGCCTCTAATGGGCTTATTTTACTTTGTTACGGTCGGTTGGATATGGAAGCGTGGCAACCAGTTAAGCCTTGAATGTAAGGGGGCTCACTATTGGTTTGCCCAGTATGTGCGTTTTGTTTGTCCGGTATTGATGACACTCGTATTTGTGAATGTTGCACTTAACAGTCATTAA